GCAGATGGACTCCAGGTATTGAGTTTATTATCCACCAGGGCTGACAAGGTAACTTTCGCTGTTCCGTTAGCCGGCACTTCAATCGATATCGGGGCGATGTTCAATGCAGATTTAGTTTCCAAAGCTGAACTTGGAGCAGCTGCCGTTAAATGATCTTTACCGGCTTTTGAAATCCATTTATATACATCTCCGTTTAAGGTAACCTTCTTTTTCTGCGCTGTATTGTTTGTCACCGTTACTTCTGCTTCCAACTTATTCTGATCCAATAGAGGTTTCACATATACATCTGTGATCCTGATTTCTGGTACAGCCAAAAGATATACATCCTGCCAGATTCCAGCAATGTGCTGTCCCCAGAATGAGCCAGCCTGATAAGTTCTGCGACCATAGTCACTCCTTTTATCAAACAGGGAAGCTTTCCGCACTCCTATGGTCAATTCATTTTCTTTACCAAAGGTAACTGCTTCGGTTACATCAACATCAAATGGCAGGAAGATCCCAAAATGTTGACCTACTTCTTTTCCATTCATCAAAATACGAGCGTCGCCGGCCAGGGCTTCGAAATGCAATAATATTCTTTGCCCCTTCCAGGCGACGGGAACAGTCATAGTTTTGCGAAGCAAACCCATTTTCACAGCTTCCCAACTTTTAGGATAACTAGGATAAGTTCTGAAATCGCCACCCTGGCCGTTTTTATCGGCAAAGCTGTTCACATTCCATGGCGATGGAATTTTGATCGGCGTTTTTTCCCAGTTTCCGGCTTTGGCATCTGCAAGTTTCGGTGTAGGATCAATACCTTCTTTAAAATTCTGAGGCAAGTCTACAGGCTGGAATTGCCATGATCCATTTAAGCATATCTCTTGCCTGTATGGCTTTTCCACAGGTTTTACCCAATTATCTGTCGGAGCAAATTCGGCTGTAAAAGTTTTACTCTTTTCCTGCGCATAACCGACAAATGGGAGCATAAGCAGGGCCATCACCCTGCTTATATTGTTGTTTAAAATTCTCATTTATTTTTATCAAAGGGCATCAGCTATTATTTGGCAGACGCCTCCAATTGCGTCTTATCTGTACTAAAACGAATATGGTCAATTTTCATATTCTGTGCAGTCGAATCATCTTTTTGATTGTAAAGCAAAACTCTAAAATAATTGACCGCAGCTAAATTTGGCTGATCATGAACGTCTTTAAAGAAACTTAGCGGAACGATGACATGATTCCAGCCCGCCGCAAGCCTGGTTGACCCAATCTTTAAGCCACCAAAAGCATAACAGTAAGCATCTTTTTCTGCCGAACCCTGACTCGAAATTGCAATTTGTCCGTTTCCGTTTAATAACTCCGGATTTTCTATAAAAAGCCAGAATGCGAGGTAACCATTATCTTTAGTTACGCCGGTATTAAACTCCTGGGCATAAATTCTTCTAAATCGTTCAGCTTTGAAAGTGCTTGAAGCAATCGAACTGCTTCCTTCCTTGCTGTCCACATCCAGGTTAGTTGGCCCACCATTGGTAAACCAATGGTTAGGTTTTTCACCTAAAGATTCGCAACGATCCAAGACTTGAACTTTCTGGGCATTTGCATAAGCACATGCCACCAATAACAGAACTGAGGTAAAAACTTTTTTCATCATGTTTATATTTGATTTGTGTTGGTTTAAATGAATGATCCACTATGGTCATCCGTTAGCCTAAAATCAACTTTTGCAATTAACAAAAGCATAATAAATCATTAACAGGCCCACAATTACTTAAATATTAAAAAAAACAGAGATTATGGTGATTGCCAGAGGTGCTGCTAATTTGAAATGCCTTTACCGGTTTGTTTTACTTTTTGTATGCTTCCATCTTCATTAAAATACAATTTATCTACGCAAATAGATCGGAGATTCCCCTTCCCGGAAAGCACACTATTATGATAAAATGCGTACCATTGTCCTTTATATTCCACTACTGAACCATGACTGGTATCACAACCGGTGGGATCCAGATAAACACCTCTATAAGTCCATGGCCCTAATGGATTAGTACTGGTTGCATAACTCAAACGGTTAGCTCCTTTTCCATTTTCTCTGTGGTTATCCGCATAAGTCAGGTAGTAGAGCCCTTTTCTTTTAAACACCCAGGTAGCCTCATGAAAATCTTTCAGTCCTTCCATAAATACTAAGGGTTGCGCTAATTCCTTCATGTTGTCTTTCAATTTACCACCGGCACATCGATCTCCCCCACCGTAATAGAAATAAGATTGGCCATCATCGTCCACAAAAACACAAGGATCAATCATGGCGAAATTGTCATTGCCCAAATCCAGATATCCCTGAACCACAAAATCACTAGCTGGCTTTTTACTGGTTGCAATGCCCACTTTCCAGGTCTTATTCCATTCTGTCCCACTAGGATGAGGAAAGTAAAAATAATATAAACCGTTTTTATATACGCAGTCTGGAGCCCACATAAAACCACCTTCTTTACGTCCCCAAGGTACTTGAGAAGCGCGCAGGATTTCACCATGATCTTTCCAGTGCACCATATCATTTGTAGAAAACACATGATATTGATCCATTAAATCGCATCCACGTGGCGGGTCTACATCATGAGACGGATAAACATACAAACGCCCGTCTTTCCAAACCCTGGCAGACGGATCGGCAGTATACATCTGTCTGATGAATGGATTTCCTTCTGACTTATAAATTGATTTCTTCGATGAACAACCTGAAAATATAAAGCCGGCAGATATTAGAACAAAAAATAGATTTTTCATATGATTAATTGCTTGATAAGTCTTTTAACATGTTTACAAATAGTTTTCCTGCAACAGGATCGGTTGTGCCTTTTTCAAGCATCATTTCTGATAAAATCGCAGTTCCTGTATTTTTGATCTTCACAATTGGAAAGCCTTTAATCTCGTCCAGTTTCCTGGTCCGTTCATTCATGTCCCCCTCCAGATATCCGTGAATTTTAACAAACGAAGCCAGCGC
This is a stretch of genomic DNA from Candidatus Pedobacter colombiensis. It encodes these proteins:
- a CDS encoding family 43 glycosylhydrolase codes for the protein MKNLFFVLISAGFIFSGCSSKKSIYKSEGNPFIRQMYTADPSARVWKDGRLYVYPSHDVDPPRGCDLMDQYHVFSTNDMVHWKDHGEILRASQVPWGRKEGGFMWAPDCVYKNGLYYFYFPHPSGTEWNKTWKVGIATSKKPASDFVVQGYLDLGNDNFAMIDPCVFVDDDGQSYFYYGGGDRCAGGKLKDNMKELAQPLVFMEGLKDFHEATWVFKRKGLYYLTYADNHRENGKGANRLSYATSTNPLGPWTYRGVYLDPTGCDTSHGSVVEYKGQWYAFYHNSVLSGKGNLRSICVDKLYFNEDGSIQKVKQTGKGISN